A window of Candidatus Kinetoplastibacterium crithidii (ex Angomonas deanei ATCC 30255) contains these coding sequences:
- the argA gene encoding amino-acid N-acetyltransferase, with amino-acid sequence MEIDTSSVEEHENSKSQFVRWFREVAPYVHAFRGKTFVVAFGGELIQDGVLNTLVQDLSLLSALGIRLVLVYGSGPQINEQLRLKGLPQNFNNGIVIPTNTAALECAKEAAGEIRLDIEASFSQGLPNTPMSHSQIKVISGNFITASPVGVLNGIDFQLTGKVRKIDTEAIKFAIEKGTSVVLLSPIGFSPTGDAFHLEMEELATSTAIAIGAEKLIFLSSSEGVKNADGSINPEIARAKAETLLQDNNIDTTTTKFLKNSVMAVKKGVARTHILPYGIDGSVLLEIFTHGGIGTMVVEDNLDDLREASIDDVGAIISLIEPLESDGTLVPRPKSLIERDLEKFTVLEHDGVIYGCAALYPFPIEKMAELACLIVHPEWQSSGEGELLLRHIESRAKKMKIDRLFALTTRTSHWFLKRGFVRGSVKDLPKEKQINYNRSRNSLIFIKNMK; translated from the coding sequence ATGGAAATAGACACATCTTCTGTTGAAGAACATGAAAATTCGAAATCACAATTTGTAAGATGGTTTCGTGAAGTAGCCCCTTATGTACATGCTTTTAGAGGGAAAACTTTTGTAGTTGCTTTCGGAGGTGAGCTTATACAAGATGGAGTGCTAAACACTTTAGTGCAAGATCTATCATTACTATCAGCTCTTGGTATTCGTTTAGTACTAGTATATGGGTCAGGACCTCAAATTAATGAACAATTACGTTTAAAAGGATTACCCCAAAATTTTAATAATGGAATAGTAATTCCAACCAACACTGCTGCACTAGAGTGTGCAAAAGAAGCTGCAGGAGAAATAAGGTTGGATATAGAGGCATCATTCAGTCAGGGATTACCTAATACACCGATGTCTCACTCTCAAATTAAAGTAATATCAGGTAACTTTATTACTGCAAGCCCTGTTGGTGTTTTAAACGGCATTGATTTCCAATTAACAGGAAAAGTAAGAAAAATAGATACAGAAGCTATTAAATTTGCTATAGAAAAAGGAACTTCAGTAGTTTTATTATCTCCAATAGGATTCTCTCCTACAGGAGATGCTTTTCATCTAGAAATGGAGGAATTAGCTACAAGCACAGCTATTGCTATAGGAGCAGAAAAATTAATATTTCTTTCTTCATCCGAAGGAGTTAAAAATGCAGATGGATCAATAAATCCAGAAATAGCTAGGGCCAAAGCTGAAACTTTGTTACAAGATAACAATATTGATACAACAACAACAAAATTTCTAAAAAATTCTGTTATGGCTGTAAAAAAAGGTGTAGCTAGAACTCATATTTTGCCATACGGAATAGATGGAAGTGTATTATTAGAAATATTTACACATGGTGGTATCGGAACTATGGTTGTCGAAGACAATTTAGACGATCTAAGAGAGGCCTCTATAGATGATGTTGGCGCTATAATTAGTCTTATAGAACCACTTGAATCTGATGGAACTCTCGTTCCAAGACCGAAAAGCTTAATAGAAAGAGACTTGGAAAAATTTACAGTCTTAGAGCATGATGGAGTAATATATGGGTGTGCTGCTTTATATCCTTTCCCGATAGAAAAGATGGCTGAACTAGCTTGCTTGATTGTTCATCCTGAATGGCAGAGTTCTGGTGAAGGAGAATTGCTTTTAAGGCATATAGAATCTCGTGCAAAAAAAATGAAAATAGATCGTTTATTTGCATTAACAACAAGAACATCACATTGGTTTTTAAAAAGAGGATTCGTAAGAGGATCGGTTAAAGATTTACCAAAAGAAAAACAAATTAATTACAACCGATCTAGAAATAGCCTAATCTTTATAAAAAACATGAAATAA
- a CDS encoding squalene/phytoene synthase family protein — protein sequence MNTDEYCIMQLKQSNSSLYYNILSLEKKQKNILAAIYLFSKKIEHIVSKSKNSIAAYAQLSWWRYQITEIMNTNNIINHPIIAVLKELIIIYPKVQKIIINFIDNNEILIEQTQFDNFDELNKLYWQSDRLIHKIYQEMNNTEYQYTKSDIEISTAIMMTKIIRNIGKDARVGRFYIPISELKTFNIEVKDFLNPDKSTLMLKLITNQIEKTYQLYKKIPAILLSPKIDQHKFYISTASVYYELLEELNKKKQLILNQYITLTPFRKFWISWASKKTNGRNILRKLYGLHNYNK from the coding sequence ATGAATACAGATGAATATTGTATTATGCAATTAAAACAAAGCAATTCTAGCTTGTACTATAACATCCTATCACTAGAAAAAAAGCAAAAGAATATATTGGCTGCAATATATCTTTTTAGCAAGAAAATAGAGCATATAGTATCAAAATCAAAAAATAGCATAGCAGCATATGCACAGTTATCCTGGTGGCGCTATCAAATAACTGAAATTATGAATACTAACAATATTATTAATCACCCAATAATAGCAGTATTAAAAGAACTAATAATAATATATCCAAAAGTACAAAAAATTATTATCAATTTTATTGATAATAATGAAATTTTGATAGAACAAACACAATTTGATAATTTTGATGAACTTAATAAACTCTATTGGCAATCAGATAGATTAATACACAAAATATATCAAGAAATGAATAATACAGAATATCAATATACAAAATCAGATATAGAAATTAGCACTGCTATAATGATGACAAAAATAATTAGAAACATAGGGAAAGATGCTAGAGTTGGCAGATTTTATATACCAATTAGTGAACTCAAAACATTTAATATCGAAGTAAAAGATTTTTTAAATCCCGATAAATCAACTCTAATGTTAAAACTAATAACTAATCAAATAGAAAAAACATATCAATTATATAAAAAAATACCTGCTATTCTATTATCTCCAAAAATAGATCAACACAAGTTCTATATATCCACTGCCTCTGTATATTATGAACTTCTAGAAGAACTAAACAAGAAAAAACAATTAATATTAAACCAATATATAACCCTAACTCCATTTAGAAAATTTTGGATTTCATGGGCATCTAAAAAGACAAATGGTAGGAATATATTAAGGAAATTATATGGACTACATAATTATAATAAGTAG
- the dctP gene encoding TRAP transporter substrate-binding protein DctP, with amino-acid sequence MRNVWLASIALALSAITASVPALTENITAPADIHLRMAHSLHSKSHYGTAANAFAETLKTCSKGKYRVITFPNNQLGSERNVIEGLQAGTIDLAIVSTSTIMDIIPEVGMFDIPFLMHDLTHARNVLDGPVGRNILAKFPSKGLVALAWGEQGFRHLTNNVKPVLTPEDAKGLRIRTPKNSIHIDGFRYIGIDPVPMTLTEAFDAIKKGEIDGQENSLAVILLTQLSQTQKYLSLSGHVYAPALILASEKLYKKLPKIDRTFFDKAGKAASTKMREFVDNVEKNGVEKLRECGIQVAEVDRADFATAMAPVYSEYYKKFDRKIIDAIPFQRNFE; translated from the coding sequence ATGCGTAATGTTTGGCTTGCCAGTATTGCGTTAGCCTTATCAGCAATAACAGCATCTGTCCCAGCATTGACTGAGAATATTACAGCGCCAGCTGATATTCATTTGAGAATGGCTCACTCTCTTCACAGCAAATCACACTACGGCACAGCAGCTAATGCGTTTGCTGAAACTCTAAAAACCTGTAGCAAGGGTAAATATAGAGTAATTACATTCCCAAATAATCAATTAGGATCTGAACGGAATGTTATTGAAGGCCTTCAAGCAGGCACAATTGATCTAGCTATTGTATCTACAAGCACCATTATGGATATTATTCCAGAAGTAGGAATGTTTGATATTCCATTTTTAATGCATGACTTAACCCACGCTAGGAATGTTCTAGATGGACCTGTAGGCAGAAATATATTAGCAAAATTTCCATCAAAAGGACTAGTTGCTCTAGCGTGGGGAGAACAAGGCTTCCGTCATTTAACAAATAACGTTAAACCTGTGTTAACACCAGAAGATGCCAAAGGATTAAGAATAAGGACACCTAAAAATTCCATTCATATAGATGGCTTTAGATATATAGGAATAGATCCTGTACCAATGACACTTACTGAGGCTTTTGACGCTATTAAAAAAGGAGAAATTGATGGACAAGAAAACTCTTTAGCAGTTATTTTGTTAACACAATTATCTCAAACACAAAAATATTTGTCTCTTTCTGGACATGTATATGCTCCAGCATTAATACTTGCCTCTGAAAAGCTTTACAAAAAACTGCCTAAAATAGATAGGACATTTTTTGACAAAGCAGGCAAAGCAGCTAGTACTAAGATGAGAGAGTTTGTCGATAATGTTGAAAAAAACGGCGTCGAAAAACTAAGAGAGTGTGGCATTCAAGTTGCAGAAGTTGATAGGGCTGATTTCGCAACAGCAATGGCTCCAGTCTACTCAGAATATTATAAAAAATTTGATAGAAAAATAATAGATGCAATACCATTTCAAAGAAATTTTGAATAA
- the radA gene encoding DNA repair protein RadA, which yields MVKSKNTYVCLQCGVKSLKWHGKCSSCNSWNSFSEEPIEIVDNNSFQESWAVPSTLKSLAEIDAREVTRITTGFNEFDRTLGGGLVIGSVVLLGGDPGIGKSTLLLQSLSVLSNQYNVLYVTGEESSEQVALRATRLGLTYNNLNLLAETKLDEIIDIIVSHKPLVVVIDSIQTIYSATLSSSPGSLSQVKECAAKLTRVAKRLNTIIFMIGHMTKDGLIAGPRVLEHMVDTVLYFEGDHNSSFRLIRSFKNRFGAVNELGAFAMTDKGLRCVPNPSALFLSNHNNNVSGSCVMATQEGSRTLLIEIQALVNKSYSSTRKILSVGIDDNRLEMLLAVLHKHADVPTFDKDIFVNVVGGVKISEPASDIAVLLAIFSSLLNKAIPSKLFAFGEIGLSGEIRPAIKGQERLKEAVKLGFEIALIPNQNVPKQEIPGLKTIKLFTLKDALDAVKKLFQNL from the coding sequence ATGGTCAAATCAAAAAATACATATGTATGCTTGCAATGTGGTGTAAAAAGCTTGAAATGGCATGGTAAATGTTCATCATGCAATTCTTGGAATTCTTTTTCTGAAGAGCCTATAGAAATTGTTGATAATAATTCTTTTCAAGAATCATGGGCTGTGCCGTCTACACTTAAAAGCCTTGCAGAAATAGATGCACGGGAAGTTACTAGGATTACAACTGGTTTTAATGAGTTTGATAGAACCTTAGGAGGAGGCTTAGTTATAGGCTCAGTGGTTTTGTTGGGGGGTGATCCTGGTATAGGTAAATCAACATTGTTATTGCAATCTTTATCAGTTTTATCAAACCAATATAATGTTTTATATGTTACTGGTGAGGAATCTTCAGAGCAAGTTGCTTTAAGAGCAACTAGACTTGGGTTGACATATAATAATCTAAATTTGCTAGCGGAAACTAAACTTGACGAAATTATAGATATTATTGTTTCTCATAAGCCATTAGTTGTTGTAATTGATTCTATACAAACAATTTATAGTGCTACTTTGAGTTCATCACCAGGATCGTTATCACAAGTTAAAGAATGTGCGGCAAAGTTAACAAGAGTTGCTAAGCGATTAAACACCATTATATTTATGATAGGACATATGACTAAGGATGGATTGATTGCTGGACCTAGAGTTTTAGAACACATGGTAGACACTGTTTTATATTTTGAAGGTGATCATAACTCTTCATTTCGTTTGATAAGATCTTTTAAAAATAGATTTGGAGCTGTGAATGAATTAGGTGCTTTTGCTATGACAGATAAGGGGTTGCGTTGCGTACCTAATCCATCAGCTTTGTTTCTATCTAATCATAATAATAATGTGTCAGGGTCTTGCGTTATGGCAACTCAAGAAGGATCAAGGACACTGCTTATTGAAATACAGGCTCTAGTCAATAAATCTTATAGTTCCACGCGTAAAATATTGTCTGTTGGTATAGATGATAATCGATTAGAAATGCTATTGGCAGTGCTTCATAAACATGCTGATGTTCCAACTTTTGATAAAGATATATTTGTGAATGTTGTTGGTGGAGTGAAGATATCAGAACCAGCTTCAGATATAGCAGTGTTGTTAGCTATATTTTCTTCTTTGTTAAATAAAGCGATACCATCAAAATTATTTGCTTTTGGTGAAATAGGTCTTTCAGGTGAAATTAGGCCAGCAATTAAAGGTCAAGAACGTTTAAAGGAAGCAGTTAAATTAGGATTTGAAATAGCTTTAATTCCTAATCAAAACGTTCCTAAACAAGAAATACCAGGCCTAAAAACAATAAAGCTATTTACATTAAAAGATGCTTTAGACGCAGTAAAGAAGTTATTTCAAAATTTATAG
- a CDS encoding DNA recombination protein RmuC, whose amino-acid sequence MILIVGFLLSIFILNIFMLNTIRKINYKESFNSYLDIVKGTELKIHNDIIETQKILRSDFLDSIRSLQIELKDSHDKLKDSLTRDSFNNRAELASSLSSFSSGFSDKLKGLIEINDRRLLEIRNTLENRLDVLQTNNASKLDEMRCMVEEKLHATLEQRLGESFKIVSERLEAVHKGLGEMQTLAVGVGDLKRVLSNVKSRGTWGEVQLARLIEDVMTDDQYGKNVKLIPNSDSIVEFAIKLPGRRDDNGPVWLPIDSKFPKEEYDRLMEANDAGNIELSKAASSALAKAIELQAKMISSKYISPPYTTEFAIMFLPTEGLYAEVMRYPGLFDKLHNLRITVTGPSNLSALLNSLQIGFRTIAIEKRSSEVWNILRVVKTEFFKFGESLASVKKTLDNASNKLGQTEVRSRVMLRNLKSLEVLPEQELEKLLLEDE is encoded by the coding sequence ATGATTTTGATTGTTGGTTTTCTTTTATCTATTTTTATATTAAACATCTTTATGTTAAATACAATTAGAAAGATTAATTATAAAGAAAGTTTTAATTCCTATTTAGATATTGTAAAAGGAACAGAATTAAAAATACATAATGATATTATTGAGACTCAAAAGATTCTTCGTAGTGATTTTCTAGATTCAATTCGTTCATTACAGATAGAATTAAAAGATTCTCACGATAAATTAAAAGATTCTCTTACTAGAGATTCTTTTAACAACCGTGCTGAGCTTGCATCTTCTCTATCAAGCTTTTCTAGTGGTTTTAGTGACAAACTAAAAGGGTTGATAGAAATTAATGATAGAAGATTGTTAGAAATAAGAAACACTTTAGAGAATAGATTAGATGTTTTGCAGACTAATAACGCTTCAAAACTGGACGAAATGCGTTGCATGGTTGAGGAAAAACTACATGCCACTTTAGAGCAAAGATTAGGAGAGTCTTTTAAAATTGTTTCTGAGCGTTTAGAAGCTGTACATAAAGGGTTGGGTGAAATGCAGACCTTAGCAGTTGGTGTAGGGGATTTAAAGAGAGTTTTGAGTAATGTTAAGTCTAGAGGCACATGGGGTGAAGTACAGCTTGCTAGATTGATAGAAGATGTTATGACTGATGATCAGTATGGAAAAAATGTAAAATTAATACCTAATAGCGATTCAATAGTTGAGTTTGCTATTAAATTACCAGGTAGAAGAGATGATAATGGTCCTGTGTGGTTGCCTATAGACTCTAAGTTTCCTAAAGAAGAGTATGATAGATTAATGGAAGCGAATGATGCTGGTAACATTGAATTATCAAAAGCTGCATCTTCAGCATTAGCTAAAGCAATAGAATTGCAGGCTAAGATGATATCTTCCAAGTATATATCACCACCGTACACAACTGAATTTGCTATCATGTTTCTTCCTACAGAAGGATTATATGCAGAAGTTATGAGATATCCAGGTTTATTTGATAAGTTACACAATTTGCGTATAACTGTTACTGGTCCTAGTAATTTATCTGCTTTGCTTAATAGTTTGCAAATTGGTTTTAGAACAATCGCAATTGAAAAGCGATCTTCAGAGGTATGGAATATATTACGTGTAGTAAAAACTGAGTTTTTTAAATTTGGTGAGTCTTTGGCTAGTGTCAAAAAAACATTGGATAATGCTAGTAATAAGTTAGGGCAAACAGAAGTTAGATCTAGAGTTATGTTACGTAACTTAAAATCTTTGGAAGTTCTTCCTGAGCAGGAATTAGAAAAGCTCTTGCTAGAGGATGAGTAA
- the dnaE gene encoding DNA polymerase III subunit alpha — MMLTSNTLPSFINLRVHSEFSVADGLIRVNDLVDNVIKLQQPAVALTDMSNLFGILKFYKYARSRGIKPIIGCDLWLSNDEDLDNPFRILILVCNEVGYLNLCEIITKSYLINQRNNRPEIRKEWLFSKKGLIVLSGGINGDVGYALKRGKIDVALSLAREWNEMFPESYYLEIQRAGFDGEENYIQAVLSIAIETNIPVVATHPVQFLKKEHFQAHEIRVCISEGKHLTDIHRKHNFTKEQYLVSSEEMTRLFADIPSALSNTIEIAKRCNLVLKTGQAMLPKFDVDEEISLGDYLRKLSNKGLLNKINNLYPDSEELFKSKYYERLEQECKIIIQMGFAGYFLIVQDFINWGKNNGVPVGPGRGSGAGSLVAYALGITDLDPIKYDLLFERFLNPERVSMPDFDIDFCQDNRDRVIDYVKNKYGTESVSQIATFGTFGAKAVIRDVGRVLGLPYSLCDSLSKLVPFSPVEQWTLEKVLNSDPVFKSRYEQEEEVKLLIDLARHLEGLVRNIGMHAGGVLIAPGKLTDFCPLYCQPGQENTLVSQFDKDDVELAGLVKFDFLGLRNLTVLDWTVRYIKLSSKENEFFDLSSLSLEDEETFKLLCSGNTTAVFQLESKGMKELLKKLQPSTFEDIIAVLALYRPGPLESGMVNDFVNRKHGLSNINYFHPVLESILKSTYGVIVYQEQVMLISQVIGGYSLGSADLLRRAMGKKDPDEMSKHRVLFEKGAISNGYSSQLAIKLFDLMEKFAGYGFNKSHSAAYALIAYQTAWLKAHYCAEFFASAMSSDMDDTDKIQILFNDAKYNNIKILPPDINLSNFRFEPVISEVNDRKSHEIRYGLGAIKGTGKIVIEEIVKIRNQDGPFKSIFDFCFRVSKLVNRRTIESLIKSGSFDSIELNRAYLLSSLDKVIDSVEQKQRDIYQTSLFGNNEESCFLGSSVADEVAVSWNLHKTLIEEKSALGYCFSGHLFSCWEDEIRKLFPKKLIDVDHNNKPQWICGVLVRMRSLFTRRGKILLIMLDDGSKQLEVVVYNELYTEIKNYLKEDNLLIVKGMVSKDDYSGNLRIISEQIHDLQFIRQTMAKCLRLHIKNSKFSLSSLKDILQKFKNYSDVGSSSVPLFILYKNEDKNFFCKIKLDDKWNIIITNELILELQKLMRDNGSIDIGY; from the coding sequence ATGATGTTAACTTCAAATACTCTTCCGTCTTTTATTAATTTGCGTGTTCATTCAGAGTTTTCTGTAGCTGATGGATTAATAAGAGTTAACGATCTTGTAGATAATGTTATTAAGCTACAACAACCTGCTGTTGCATTAACAGATATGTCAAATCTTTTTGGAATTTTAAAATTCTATAAATATGCTCGTTCTAGAGGCATAAAACCAATTATTGGTTGTGATTTATGGTTATCTAATGATGAAGATCTAGATAATCCTTTTAGAATATTGATTTTAGTATGCAATGAAGTTGGATATTTAAATTTATGTGAAATTATCACAAAATCTTATTTGATAAATCAAAGAAATAATAGGCCTGAGATACGTAAAGAGTGGTTATTTTCCAAAAAAGGTTTAATAGTATTATCTGGCGGTATAAATGGTGATGTTGGTTATGCATTAAAACGAGGCAAGATTGATGTTGCTTTATCTTTAGCAAGAGAATGGAATGAAATGTTTCCAGAATCTTATTACTTGGAGATTCAAAGAGCTGGGTTTGATGGAGAAGAAAATTATATACAAGCTGTCTTATCTATTGCTATTGAAACAAATATTCCAGTTGTTGCAACACATCCTGTGCAGTTTCTTAAGAAAGAACATTTTCAAGCTCATGAAATTAGAGTTTGTATTTCTGAAGGTAAACATTTAACTGATATTCATAGGAAACATAATTTCACAAAGGAACAATATCTAGTTAGTTCTGAAGAAATGACAAGGTTATTTGCTGACATACCTTCTGCTTTATCTAATACTATTGAAATAGCAAAACGTTGCAATCTAGTACTAAAAACTGGGCAAGCAATGTTACCAAAGTTTGATGTTGATGAAGAAATTTCTTTAGGAGATTACTTAAGAAAGTTATCAAATAAAGGGTTATTAAATAAGATTAATAATCTATATCCTGATTCAGAAGAATTATTCAAATCAAAATATTATGAACGTTTAGAGCAAGAATGTAAGATTATTATACAGATGGGATTTGCTGGATATTTTCTTATTGTTCAAGATTTTATTAATTGGGGTAAAAATAATGGTGTTCCTGTTGGGCCAGGACGTGGATCAGGCGCTGGTTCATTAGTTGCTTATGCTCTTGGTATAACTGATTTAGATCCAATTAAGTATGATCTTCTTTTTGAACGATTCTTAAATCCAGAACGCGTTTCAATGCCTGACTTTGATATTGATTTTTGTCAAGATAATAGAGATCGTGTTATAGATTATGTAAAAAATAAATATGGTACCGAGTCTGTTAGTCAAATAGCAACTTTTGGAACTTTTGGTGCTAAGGCTGTAATTCGTGATGTTGGTAGAGTTTTAGGCTTGCCTTACTCATTGTGTGATTCTTTATCCAAATTAGTTCCTTTTAGTCCTGTAGAACAATGGACCTTAGAAAAAGTATTGAATTCTGATCCTGTTTTTAAATCTCGCTATGAGCAGGAAGAAGAAGTAAAGTTATTAATAGACTTAGCTAGGCATTTAGAAGGATTAGTGCGAAATATTGGTATGCATGCTGGTGGAGTTTTAATAGCCCCAGGGAAATTAACAGATTTTTGTCCTCTTTATTGCCAGCCAGGGCAAGAAAATACATTGGTTTCTCAGTTTGATAAAGATGATGTTGAGCTAGCTGGTTTAGTGAAATTTGATTTTTTAGGCTTGAGAAATTTAACAGTTCTTGATTGGACTGTGCGTTATATTAAGCTTTCTAGCAAAGAGAATGAGTTTTTTGATCTTTCCTCTTTATCATTAGAGGATGAAGAAACATTTAAGTTATTGTGCTCTGGCAATACAACCGCAGTTTTTCAGCTAGAATCCAAAGGCATGAAGGAATTACTAAAAAAATTACAACCTAGTACTTTTGAAGATATTATTGCTGTTTTGGCTTTATATCGTCCTGGGCCTTTAGAGTCTGGAATGGTGAATGATTTTGTAAATCGTAAACATGGTTTGTCAAATATAAATTATTTTCATCCTGTGTTAGAAAGTATTTTAAAAAGTACTTATGGGGTAATAGTTTATCAGGAACAAGTAATGTTAATTTCTCAAGTAATTGGAGGCTATTCTTTAGGTAGCGCTGATTTACTTCGTAGAGCAATGGGCAAAAAAGATCCTGATGAAATGTCTAAGCACAGAGTTTTATTTGAAAAGGGAGCTATTAGCAACGGTTATAGCTCTCAATTGGCTATTAAATTATTTGATCTGATGGAGAAGTTTGCTGGTTATGGTTTTAATAAGTCACACTCTGCCGCTTATGCTTTAATAGCATACCAAACTGCATGGTTAAAAGCTCATTATTGTGCGGAATTTTTTGCTTCAGCCATGTCTTCTGATATGGATGACACAGATAAAATACAAATTTTATTCAATGATGCTAAGTATAATAATATAAAAATATTACCACCAGATATTAATTTGTCTAACTTTAGATTTGAGCCTGTAATTTCGGAAGTAAATGATCGCAAATCACATGAGATTAGGTATGGATTGGGAGCTATAAAAGGGACAGGTAAAATTGTTATAGAGGAGATTGTAAAAATAAGAAATCAAGATGGTCCTTTTAAGAGTATTTTTGATTTTTGTTTCAGAGTTTCAAAATTAGTTAATCGAAGAACTATAGAATCGCTAATAAAATCTGGTTCTTTTGATTCCATTGAATTGAATAGAGCTTATTTATTGTCTTCTCTAGATAAGGTTATTGACTCAGTTGAGCAGAAACAAAGAGATATTTATCAAACTTCTTTGTTTGGCAATAATGAGGAATCTTGTTTTTTAGGTTCTTCTGTTGCTGATGAGGTTGCAGTATCATGGAATTTGCATAAAACGCTTATAGAAGAAAAATCTGCCCTCGGTTATTGCTTTAGTGGACATCTATTTTCTTGTTGGGAAGATGAAATCAGAAAACTATTTCCTAAAAAGCTAATTGATGTAGATCATAATAATAAACCACAATGGATCTGTGGAGTTTTAGTGCGCATGCGTAGTTTATTTACTCGTCGTGGGAAAATTCTTCTTATCATGCTAGATGACGGCAGCAAACAGCTTGAAGTTGTTGTTTACAATGAGCTTTATACAGAAATAAAAAATTATTTAAAAGAAGATAATCTATTAATAGTTAAGGGCATGGTTAGTAAAGATGATTATTCTGGTAATTTAAGAATTATTTCTGAACAGATACATGATTTGCAATTTATAAGACAAACCATGGCTAAGTGTTTAAGACTGCATATAAAGAATAGTAAGTTTTCTTTATCTTCCCTTAAAGATATATTGCAAAAATTTAAGAATTATTCTGATGTAGGATCTTCATCAGTGCCATTATTTATTCTTTATAAGAATGAAGATAAAAATTTTTTCTGTAAAATTAAATTAGATGACAAATGGAATATTATCATTACTAATGAGTTAATATTAGAGCTGCAAAAGCTTATGCGTGATAATGGTTCAATAGATATAGGTTATTGA
- a CDS encoding oxidative damage protection protein: MSEKIYCIKLKCELEKLDKPPFPGNRGMYIWNNISKNAWEDWLKQQTILINEKRLNLADIKSRKYLKEQMEIFLFNETKE, translated from the coding sequence ATGTCAGAAAAAATTTATTGTATAAAACTAAAATGTGAATTAGAAAAATTGGATAAACCTCCATTCCCAGGAAATCGAGGTATGTATATATGGAATAATATATCGAAAAATGCCTGGGAAGATTGGTTGAAGCAACAAACCATCTTGATCAATGAAAAAAGGTTAAATTTAGCAGACATAAAATCGAGAAAATATCTAAAAGAACAAATGGAAATATTCCTGTTTAATGAAACAAAAGAATAA